TTTATGTCTCCTATTAGAAACGCCGGGATGAGAAGACGACAATAAAGTGAGGGGCAAATCAAAACAGAGCCGCTGAATCCAAAGCTTTGTGGCGATGGAAGAGGCGGTTCCTAGCTGAGgacagcgtgtcggaaagccaacGAGGGAACGCACATGGGACATCTGGAAAATTATTTACTCAGGTGTGTATTGGATGCTTTCCCCGTTGTTGTTTCATCGTGTCAAACATTCATACTGAAAGCTGAAACGTTCGTGTTCAATTTCCACGTCTCTTTCGAGCTTCCTGTCTCGGCATGCAAAAATGTAGAAGGGGATGTTGCTTCGTAATGCGTTGTGTTGAGCAGCGAAACgctttttgatgatgatgatgacgcattttaatggcgcaagggcatctatcgCCAATGAGTGCCattgcacaaggtgttttcgcATACTCAAAGTAAGGTGCAAGACCAATTTCCCTAGCATTTCACGCCTAAAGAAGCCAAACACccggccaggggaaagcttgtaccctttgtatcaccggggggtaaccggcggcactggggatcgaaccctacACCGAGCGAAATGGAAGTCATGAACAAGTGTAGGGAACACATGTGCGATAGTTGGACGACTGACTATGGCGGGTGGCTCCCTGAAGACTACTGTGTCTGCAGTACAGACGAAATACTCTGATGCTGACGAAATAGCTTGCAAAACAGCTTTGTCACTTCTCAGACGTATGCTTTCAAGTTTGCAGCTGGCTCCTTGTCGTGTTTGCTGCCAACGGCGCTGCTGGCAAGGAACCAACGCCGGTGTTCAGCTCGGCGGCCAGAGATGTCCTGTACAGAGGAGCAGCGTCCCTCACTCTGGAAATCATGGACCATCACGCATCCCGCGAGCAGTAAGGGCTCTTCTTCATACATCTCTTGGATATCGGATTAAGTTCTAAAACAGAGCGCTTTCAAAGTCAAATAAAGAAAACCAAATACTGATTGCAAATGCGTAGGTAAAGTGGTTTTATTAACGAAATTAAACACaataaaaagagaaggaaagatgATAACTGCCACGGCTATTGCTATCTAATATAGTCGATGCCACTTAGAAGGAATCTGAAGGTCGCACAGAATGCGTGCGTTGTATCCGAGGCTCGTAGTGTGTGGACGGTCCACGTTAGAGCCATAAATGCAAAGTCAGACAGCGTACgtaagccagttatgcgcgtctatTTATTCAAACTGACCCTATTACGAGGCTTCCCAATCTCTCTAAACCAGTCAGAAGCCCCTCGACGATAGCGCTGCTACCCACAAGCTTCTATAGGGACGCAATGTAACCTCATCTTCGTGGAAGCCTACATGGCAGCTGGTGGTAGGTCGGCCTTCTTGTCATCGTCTTCATCATTTACGTGGCAATGGGACAGTGCTTGTACTAAGCGTAGTAATATTTTCGTCAGATAATAGCTCTCCGATGTCAGCGTCATCATCCGCACCAGAAAAGTCATCCCAGGCGACATTAGATAGGGCCAGCTGCGCAGCGAAGTCGCGTTGTCACAAATCTACATGAATCCGATTACGTGCGAGTTCGACATCGTCCTACATGGTTCCCGGGATTATAAATTCTGCTTGATGCACTCCGCAGTTTGTTCCCTCCGCGCGAacttattagtgcgaaagcattagatggctgcgttgacaccgtaagtgtccgcaaaatgtgtcaccGAAAGTTGGCCCCTTTTGACGCCACTATATATATGACGTCACCAGTCATATGACGTCATGAATCATGTAATTCATGAGACATTAGAACAAAAATAAGAATGAAAATTGGGGTCAGGTAGGAATCGAACCCAGGCGCCGCCGTACGAGACGGAGACGCTGCCATTCCGCCAAGACACTTCGACCTTCGAAAACGGATAAAGGCGCCTCTAGAGAATATACAGTCCTAAAAAAATGCATCTTCGAAATATATACTGAGGCTTACATGAGTAATTGTGAGCATGTTAATTGCATATATGTTGCAATCAAGCTAGTGCCAAATTTTCCCCTTTcccggtaaatttcctccgtgcttggcgtgcagtcgtagcacCTTCATGTGGAACCCACTGATGCCGAAGATAAGACAagcgatggtccttaagggtaacacactggattccaagggaagggaacggcgaaagcggcagcagaaagttacgtgggcgaatgaaattaagaagtttgcgggaatagggtggccgcagctggcacagggcagggttaagaAGCGATAttggagaagcctttgtcctttagtgggcatagtcaggcttatgatgatgatgatggtgattgaTTTCAtccttattttttatttgaagtTTTAAAATCTTCTTCTCATATCTGTATATCCGTAAATTTGCTACGTCTGCAACCTTTTATATATCGTGCGTTTTAATGCGCTCAAACACTGCTCCCTTTGTTTCGGTGTCTTTGTAGTTTGCTCCGACGTGAGAGACTTAGTGCTGACAACAGTGCGACTTAAAACTGTCATTTGGGCAAGTTGTTACTGTTGCATAGCTTAATACAGCACAGTGAAACGAGCGCACAGCACTGTTCTGCAACTCTTCGCAAAACTTGCACTGCGGGCTCTGCGACTTCTGTCCCACAGCCTTGTAATAAAATACGCAAAAGTGTGaagtaccacaccacaccacaccacaccacatcaCACCACACCGCCGTGGTGAAccagtggttacggtgcttggctgctgaccggaaagacacGAAGTTCTATCCCtgtcgcggcggtcggattttgacggaggcgaaacgctaggtgTACTCTGCGATTTCAGTACACGCTagagaaccacaggtggtcgaaattatcgactATGgcatctttcatagcctgagtagcttcgggacgttaaaccttataCGCCCATACCATACAGCACCAtcccgaaccgaaccgaaccacACCACACCACGCATGCCATGTCATgccatataccataccataccataccataccataccataccataccataccataccataccataccataccgcgtTGTATAGTGCCATACCGTGCCGTGTATTCCAAAACAAGCTTCAGTACATGGCAATGTACTCAAGCTTGTTGGTTGAGTTGGTTGAGTACATGACGACTGTACTGCTGTCTGATCGAACGCATGCCACATTTAGGGATGCCACAGAGCATCGGGAACGCAATACCCTGCTCTCTCCGCTGGCGCTCGCTCTGTCCTTCGTGGTCGTGCTGGAAGGCGCCGTGGCCAGGACGATCGACCACGTCCTGGAGATCCTGCACTGGGAGCTGCTCAGGGACTCGGACATCCGCTACGTGCTCGCGCACTCCCTGCATCGCCTCTCACTGCTGTCCAACGAGAGCATCCGCGTCGAAGCGGCCGCGTTCGTGCAGCGAGACTTCGACGTGACGAGGGTCTACCGGGATGCCCTGGAAACGTACTATGGCGCTGACGTCCTCCTCGTCAACTTCCTCGACCAGAGGGCAGCGCTGGTGGCTGTCAACTCCTGGGTGTGTCGAGCCACCTCGCGAGTAAGTGCTCACACGCTATTTTGCTCCAATAGCTATATTAGAAAGCGGGGGGGGGGCACCCGGATTCGTTCGCGCAATGAGCGTGTAGGAGGAGCTGTGAGGCGGCAGGAGAGTAGTAAGCGGGGATAGGAGAGGGGGTAGGGAGAACGAAATATTACGCGCAACAGAGCATCACAAGGAGCGTGCATGCGTGCGGCCTGGTGATTGTGAAGCACAGTCTGCTCTGTAAAAGCTTAACGTGGAGGCGCACCTAGAGCGGAACGCGGTGACGATTGTGTCGCCGCAGTATGGCGCAAGAGGGAGCTATGGATTGGAAGAGGGCGTGTTGTTTTGTACCAGATGAAAGCTCTTGCTAGGTTATCCCATATCTTTCGAAGAAATTCCATGACTGTAGTCATGGCGCGACGAACGGGACATAGAAGAAGGACACAAGCagggacacagcgctgtgttgtgtcatGGAATAttgtaaccaacttgcccaacaacttaccttgtcgaaGTTCAAGAAATGCATTGTGAAATTAAGACATCACCCGCCGCTCACCGCACCTTCTCGTCCTCGAACTTTCCCTCCAAGAGAGTTGCCCTTATGTACTGTCCTGTGTGATTTGAATTTGAATTGAATTTATTCTTCTTCTAACAATACATTCATGAAACAGAGGCAAAAGGCGGTAACGAGAACCGCCTGACTATAGGCCCCTGCGCCTTCATAACTCGGCAACACAAGCACAAAAGCAGCCGTAGTGTAGGGGCGGTACTAACATCTGGCACTCGACATAAAATTAACACAATATAGGAAAATAACAATAACACAATATATGCATTAAATAAATGTCTGTTTAACTCAGCGAATCAAGCATCGGGACCTTAGGTATATATAATAATTATAGGTGGTGGTCGAGAAAAACTATCTTCCAAGAGGGGGTCCAGATGATCGATTATGCTTCGAATGAGGAATAAAGAGAACTAATACGCGTGCGCTcttgaatttcttctcttaaaGGTAATCATGAGGCTACTGCTTGACAAGACATCGGAAATCGACTCAAAGTCGAGGTTCTTGGCGACCGGAGTAGTGACGCTGAACTTGTCGTTCGACCAGCCATTCCGGAACGCAAGAATCCAGCGCCCGTTTTACATTTCTTCAGCCAGCTCACAGTCCGTAGAGTCCATGAACACGTTAGGAACGTTCGGTTACAAGGACTTTGCGGAACATGGCTTCGAGGCAGTGTCGTTGCCACTCCTATCGGGAAACTTCAGCCTGGTCCTTCTGAAGCCTTTCGAAGGCGTCACTCTCGAAACGGTCCGCAGGACACTGATCCAGCATCCGGACTTGTTGCTGAGTCTTCAGGCACAAATGGTCCCCACTCTGGTTGACGTCACCATTCCTCGCTTCAAGGTGAGCATTTCAGACAGCTAAGCATACCTGTACACGCTATGCCCCTAGCCGCTTGCACGGGACAGCATTGTAAGAACTCTAACTTCAGCGAGTTTTTTTCTGCATGCAGACAACTATGCGCTTACCGAACTCGTATCGTTCAGTCTTCCAGCAGTATACATGAGTGCTTTGTCCTATTTAAGCTGATGTGCATAGCTTTTGTCAAAACGATAGAGCCCGAGGGGTTTGTTTCTGTCATAGCGGGCTAGTATGCCTCTTGCAGCACCTGCAGTAATTTGGAGCACTTCAAAACTAGCGTTGCTCTTTCCTTGGAGAGATCAGGTACCCTACCGGCTCATAACGAACCACACCGTGTCGCTCCTTGGGCTCTATACTTTTGACAAAAGTTACACGTGCCAGGTTCGTCTCGCTGAATTGTTTTAGTCAAATGAGCCTGCGCTGTGGTAGATACGCTCGAAATAGCGGCACACGGCAGCGTGTTGAGCTATGCAAGATACTTGCACTAAGAAACAACGTAGCAGTGAAAGGCAAGAATTATCTAAAACCCAGCATGGGGGCAAGACTTCAAATGTTAGCAACAATCCGTGGTTCCGCCGGGACACTTTTCACGCAAAATGTCAACCGAAGTCGCCAAAGAAAATTAGGCCAACGGTGATAGTTTATTATGGCttcacgaaataaaaaaaacgtgtaAAAGGATTAACCGTGTTTCTACAGGATGTCACTTATTTCTTAAGTTCTCTTAATACTAACTGCAAGCGAGTTGTCCTACTACATGCTTCTGAGTATGCGCATTTTAATACTTCGCAAGAGTGCTGCAATTTGGCATTTAGTAACGACATTGCGTTCTACGGTTTAGAGAAGAAACTTATTCATTCAGGCGAGATCACAAAATAAGTGTTTCGAACTTGCCAGATATAAATCACATAAGTGATCCTTCCACGAATTCCTTCAAAATATTGGTTTCGACGTCTTTAATTTGAAGCCAGGCCATCCCTGGCGATGTGAAAAACCCTACCGAATTTTGCGAGATAGCAGCCTTACGCTGCCCAACTTTCCAAGGGTAAATTACCTGGGCTGCTGAAAAATGGCCTTCAGGATCTTTGCGACTAACGATGTACCAAGTGAAGCACTGTTGATTTTTGTTCGGTTTTGGCgctcggaaaaaaagaaaagagggaacAGTGTTTGTTTGGATGGTTGTTGTAACTCACGGCTGTATGCTGTCTAGCCTCCACATAGTCCACATTTTTGCGGTAGTAGACAATGTTTGGACGTGAACCAGTGCCCAGAATGCGCTATGTTTCGAAAACAACACTGAACTGCTGTATGTCTCGTATTCACAATGCACGCATTTTTCTCCACTGCAAGGTGACAGCTGTGTGCGGACTCAAGTCGGCTCTGACCTCGTTGGGCAGCGGTTTCCTCTTCGACCGCTTTCAGACCAACATGGGTGTGGTCAGCCGGCACGGTCACGCGTACGTGTCCAACATGCTGAACGCCGTGTCGCTCGACGTGGGCCCCGCGTCGAGCCAGTCGTCGGAGGAAGACGGCACCGTCGCTGCGTCAACCGCTGCGCTCGCCTTCCACGCAGACCGGCCGTTCGCATACCTGGTGCACGACAAGGCTGACGGCGTGCCCCTGGCTCTGGGGCAGTTTGTCGGTCCATCTGGCCCCGCTGGCGAAACTCCAAGTTAATCTTAGTTACAAGTTGCAAACATGCCATAACTTTCCAGACACGTTGCCTGTCTTGCTCAATTTACAGTGAAAGGTATAATGGATTTGTTATAAGCCATTTAAGGTGTACAACGGCAGCCATAACGCATTACGCGTAGCGTTACGCGGGCTGCCTCTGCATTTTTTTCCCGCTAATCAGAAACCTCAGCGAAAAAGCCATAGAACAACTAGTCGAGTACCTCAACAAGCTTTGGCAGGAGGGCTTAGTACcagcagagtggaagcacgcagtGGTGGTCATGATaccaaaaccaggcaaaaagctgtcgATCGAGAACCTAAGGCCGATCTCCCTAACATCGTGTCTAGGCAAGCTTTACGAAAGGACAATCACCAAAAGAATCCAAACACACCTAGAGAGAGAAAGGCTATACCCAGacagcatgttcggcttcagagctaATCTATCCACTCAGGACATACTGCTACAACTCAGAGAGGAGGTCCTTACAACAATGCCTAGGGCTggagaaaacgtggtcatggccctagacatcaaaggagcctttgacaacgtcagccacacGGCCATTAGGGAAGACATCAATACCAATAGCGTAAGAAGGGTTCAcaactacatcagggccttcttaagcgaCAGAACTGCAACGGTCGGTCTGGGAGAGCTAAGAAGCGATCCTTTCTCCACAccatgcaaaggcacaccccaggGATCAGTTATCTCACCAATCCTATTCAACGTGGCGATGATCGGGCTAGCAAGAAAACTGGAAAGAATACCGGGAattcaacacgcgatgtacgcggacgacgtcacggtATTGGTTACCCAAGGCTCGCTCGGGGAGAAACAGGACAGGCTACAGGAAGCGGCCTCCTGTGTGGAGAACTACACCAGGGAAAGAGGTCTCAAATGCTCGACCGAGAAGTCAGAGCTTCTGAGGGTCGGATGGCACCCCACCAAGGCAGACCTAGAAGTCAGTCTAGAGGGGCAGAAAATCCCAGAAAAGGACATGATAAGGGTGCtgggtatgtggctgcaaaggagtgggaagtgcagccacaccattagcctaataagcaaagcagcagagcaggtaggacgAATGATCAGCAGGGTCTCACACAGGAGATATGGCATGAAAGAAGGACACACTCAGACTCGTTaacagcctgatagtcagccgtgtcacatactccttgccctaccaagtgacaacgaagacagggagcagatagatgtaatcctgaggaaggcatacaagaatgctctccatctacccaggaatacatcaaacgaaaaattgctccaactaggaatcagcaacaccttttacGAACTGGGAGAAGCCCTGCTCAGAGCGCGAACTATGAGACTCCGAGGCATGCCAACAGGCCGGGCGCTACTGAAAAGGATAAGGGTGGATACACAAGGTCACATGGACAGGTAGAAGGACGTCCCAGACGGAATCAGGGGAATACTTAGGGTAGCCCCCCTGCCTAGGAATATGaatccgaacctgcacgagggcagacggaaagcgagagccgagtatgtggaacggggactggcccaactggaaagcacagtctatacgGATGCATCACTGTACCTAACCGGGAGGAAGcgcacggccgcagcggtggtggtcaatcacaagggagacctggttacatgcgcagcagccggggttgcggacgaaacagaggctgaggagatcgccatagccgtggcggtagctaatgggtccagggaaaacaaatccctaaatatacttactcactcgaaggaggcatgcagaaactacattagagggagaataggtagcgtggccttaaacatactcagaaaggtaaaatgcttggatagaaaacacatacacaaccTGATATGGATACCCGGGCACGCAGGCATTAAGGAGAATGAGAAGGCGGACAGCCTCTCTCGCgagttgagtttccgagcggggaaaccggacgacttctacacccaggcctgcgacgaggggtacgcggagcacctgggcctatacaggggcatgagatataggtacccaccgccacacagggcgctaacaaaggaggacgcgaccgggtggcgcaggctgcagacgggtgtttttcccaacctacacctactgaacaagatgtttccaacacagtacagagccacatgcccttggtgcggggcggtgccgacactctaccacatcacgtgggagtgtgagcgaaacagaacattccaccaacacgaacacccgagtgcggagcaatgggagagccagCTCGTCAGCAGCGAACTcacagtccaaaggaccctggtgcagcacgcttgtgaggcagcgcggctcagcggagccctggaataggggcccgaccttgcgaggacaggacccgggaccgcctgagacgaggacgacgcgggtcctgcagccgcgaattccttaaaagatccaacaaagtttgcttaccttaccCGATCAACTCAAGTGTCCACCTAGAGAGTGAACCAGGAACCCACCTTTCCTTTCTCAAAGCCAAGAGAGTGTTTGACCACGAGTAAGATCCCCAGTCTTCGTGGTGTACACATATAGAGAAAATGAGGaagttatgcgtctttcctttaCTCAAATCCAGGGGGAGGGTCTCGACTGCGAATAAGGTTAGACTTGGAAGTGGACAGACTTATTTTCTTCGTGTAAGCTGGCCCTAAACTCCGTGAAATGTGCAGTGAACGGGGACGAACCGAAAGCGCAAGCGGGAGAGTCCGAGTGTGCACGTTAGCGCAGAGGCGCCCTGCCGGACAGTcgcctgtgaaacgtcaaaaCGGGTCTGCTGCTCCAGACCTCTCGGCCACTAATGCCG
This region of Amblyomma americanum isolate KBUSLIRL-KWMA chromosome 5, ASM5285725v1, whole genome shotgun sequence genomic DNA includes:
- the LOC144135539 gene encoding serpin H1-like, producing MGHLENYLLSWLLVVFAANGAAGKEPTPVFSSAARDVLYRGAASLTLEIMDHHASREQDATEHRERNTLLSPLALALSFVVVLEGAVARTIDHVLEILHWELLRDSDIRYVLAHSLHRLSLLSNESIRVEAAAFVQRDFDVTRVYRDALETYYGADVLLVNFLDQRAALVAVNSWVCRATSRVIMRLLLDKTSEIDSKSRFLATGVVTLNLSFDQPFRNARIQRPFYISSASSQSVESMNTLGTFGYKDFAEHGFEAVSLPLLSGNFSLVLLKPFEGVTLETVRRTLIQHPDLLLSLQAQMVPTLVDVTIPRFKVTAVCGLKSALTSLGSGFLFDRFQTNMGVVSRHGHAYVSNMLNAVSLDVGPASSQSSEEDGTVAASTAALAFHADRPFAYLVHDKADGVPLALGQFVGPSGPAGETPS